The genomic stretch GTATCGAGAAGTATTTTGTTAGTTCATGTGAAGCTGAATCAAGTTCAGCTTGACGAAATAATCTAATAGTAAAATTTTAGTTTAAAAGTTGAAAGGTCTATAAGTTTATCCAATGTGTAATTAATTCACATACTAAAATACCAAAGCAAAGCGTGTCCAATATTCTAAGAGCGATAGCGATACCAAAAATCTAATCAAAAATCCGATTTGCAATAATATAACTTCCCGTCCAAGCATTTTGAAAGTTAAACCCGCCAGTAATGGCATCAATATTTAGAATTTCGCCTGCAAAGTATAGATTTGTTTGCTTGCGACTTTCAAAGGTTTTGAAATTAACTTCTTTCAGATCGATTCCGCCAGCAGTGACAAATTCTTCTTTAAAGGTGCTTTTTCCGTTCACATTGAAAATAGCTTCTGTGAGTTGACTCGCCAATTGTTCGGTTTGTTGCTTATTTAAATCTGCCCAACGCGTATCATCTTTAATTCCAGCAGCGTTTATAATTCGGTGCCACAAACGTTTTGGCAATTCAAATGGATTGTTTTTTTGAACCGTTTTTTTAGCTAATTCTATTTTGAAGTCTTTGATGTTTTCTAAACAAGCTGCTTTATCAACATCATCTAACCAATTGACTTTTATTTGAAAGTTATAGTTTTTATCTGCCAATATTCGTGCGCCCCAAGCGGAAAGTTTTAAAATTCCGGGTCCGCTCATTCCCCAATGTGTGATGAGTAATGGACCGTTTGATTCCAGTTTTGTATCCACAACTTTTACACTTGCTTGCGTTGCAATTCCGAGTAAATCTTTAATTCTGGCATCTTTTATATTGAACGTAAATAATGACGGAACCGCAGGAACAATGGAATGTCCGAGTGTTTCAAGCATTTTCCACATTTTAGGATTGCTTCCTGTCGTTAACACCACATTTTCGGCTTCCAGCATTCCTTGACTTGTTTCTATCTGCCACAATTCGTCAACTTTGGAAATGTTTTTTACTGCATGATTTGTTCTGAAATCAACTTTATATTTTTTTGCTTCACTCAGAAAACAATCAATTATCGTTTGTGAAGAGTTTGACACAGGAAATATTCTGCCATCGTCTTCTATTTTGAGTTCTACGCCACGTTCTTCAAACCAAGCCATTGTGTCGCCACAACAGAATTGATGAAAAGGTCCTAACATTTCTTTTTCGCCTCTTGGATAGTATTTTACTAAATCTTTCGGATCAAAACATGCATGTGTTACATTACATCTTCCGCCGCCAGAAACTCGAACTTTCGTTAGAAAATCTTTTCCTCTTTCTAAAATTACAACAGATTTTTCAGGATGCTTTTCGGCAACATTTATTGCTGTGAAAAATCCTGCTGCGCCGCCGCCAATTATGAGAATGTCTATGGTTTGCATTTTTTTAGGTGTTAGGTATTAGGTCGCTTCGCTCCTTTGTTTTTTTGTTGATTTGTTGATTCGTTGATTTGTTGATTTGTTTTCCGTGATTTCTGACTTTTAACTCATCACTTTTAACTTTTTGTTCGTTATTCAAAAGAAATACTTTTTAATTTAACATTCAACATTTACAATTCAAAATTTAACAAAAGTCTTAAACTCTTCTTAATTGACGCGCAAAATTTTATGTTCCGTACTGAAATTCTTATTTTTACAAAAAAACAATTTATGCTATTAACATTTTTCAAACGCTTAACTATTATTCTACTTTTTACGAATTGTACCGTTAATTATGGTCAATTGAAACTTGTTGGAAATTTACCAAGTGATTTACAAGAAGTTTCTGGAGTTGAAACTATTCCTAATTCTGATAAGTTCTGGATGGTAAATGATGGCGGAAATCATCCTAGAATGTATGTCGTGAACGCAACAGGAAAGATTGAGAAAACACTTCAAATTGAAGGAAAGAATGAAGATTGGGAAGATTTAACGAAAGATAAAGCTGGAAACGTATATATTGGCGATTTTGGAAATAATAATAACCGAAGAAAAGATTTAAAAATTTATATCTTGGCAGCAAACGATTTGAATCACGGGAAAAATATTCTTCCGTCTACAATTGAGTTTTCATTTCCGAATCAAAAGAAATTTCCACCAAAAAAGAAAGATAGATATTTTGATGTAGAATCATTTTTTCATCTGAATGGATATTTATATTTATTCACAAAAAGTCGTGTAAAAAAAGACTACGGACGCACTAATTTGTATAAGATTCCTGCAAAATCAGGAAAACATGAAGCTGAGTTTATCAGCACTTTTAATTCTTGTGAAGATTTTGATTGTGCTATAACTTCTGCGGCAATTAGTCCAAATGGAAAGAAAGTAGTTTTGTTATCTCATGAAACCATTTTGCAGTTTACCAACTTTAAAGATGATGATTTTTTAGGTGGAAAAATGACTAAATTCGATTTAGATCACAAGTCACAAAAAGAAGGTATTTGCTTTAAAGACAATAATACGGTTTATATTACTGATGAAAGATCGCGTGGAAAAGGGCGAAATTTATACGTATTTACACTTGATTAATAACTGATTTTTATTTTTTGTGTTATTTTTCTGTAACTTGGTTAATCTATAAGATTTATTAACCAAACCTATCATTATGTCTACACAACTAAAAGGAATTGACATTTCGTTTAATCAAGGGAATTTAATCGATTCTATTGATACAAGCAACACCGATTTATCTTTTGTAATTTGCAAAGCTTCTGGCGGAATTACAATTCAAGATCCTGATTTTGCAACTAACTGGAAAACAATTCCTGAAAAAGGATTTATAAGAGGCACGTATCATTTTTATTATACGAATGATGCGCCACAGTTACAAGCAAACAACTTTTTCTCAGTTGTAGGTGCTGATTTTCCTTCCGATGCTTTACCACCAATTGTCGATTTTGAAGGCGGAAGTATAAAAACCGAAAATCATAGCCAAATTATCGAAGATTTATTATCGTTCTTGAATATTATACAACAAAAATACAATCGCATTCCTGTTATTTATACGAATCAAAATACAGGCGATAGTTATTTAAATGACTCTAGGTTTTCCAAATATCCGCTTTGGGTTTCAAATCCTACGACTGCTTCATCTCCAAAAATGCCTAGTACATGGACTGATTGGATAATGTGGCAATATAGTTTTAGCGGAACTATTAATGGAACCACCGTTGATGAAGATTATTTTAATGGAGATTTGAATGCTTTGAAACAATTTATTAGTCAAAGTTCGAGTTCAAGCTAAGTATATCAAATACAAGCTATTTATTTTCGTTAGCTTTGCAGACTGAAAGGATTTTAAATGAGTGAACCACAATTAACAAGAATCAACAAATTTTTAAGTGAAGCTGGCTACTGTTCGCGCAGAGCTGCCGATAAACTTATTGAACAACGACGCGTTACTATTAACGGCGTTGTGCCAGAAATGGGAACTAAAATTGCGCCTGACGATGAAGTTCATGTTGACGGAAAGTTGATTTCTGAGCCAAAAGAGAAACCTGTGTATTTAGCGTTTAATAAACCCGTTGGGATTGTGTGTACGACAGATGCTAAAGTGGAGAAAGATAATATTATTGATTATATTAATTATCCAACACGTATTTTTCCTATCGGACGTTTAGATAAACCAAGTGAAGGTTTGATTTTCTTAACAAGTGATGGCGATATCGTGAATAAAATTCTGCGTGCGCGAAATAATCATGAGAAAGAATATGAAGTACGAGTGAATCGTGCGCTTACAGATGATTTTATCCAGAAAATGGGCGACGGAATTCCAATTTTAGGAACGCTTACGCGACAATGTAAAGTGGAAAAACTGACAAGCTTTACGTTTTCTATTGTGTTGACTCAAGGCCTAAATCGTCAAATACGTAGAATGTGCGAGTATTTGGATTATAATGTTGTAAAATTAAAACGTACGCGTATTATGCATATTTCGTTGGATGTTCCTGTTGGAGAATGGCGACATTTAACCGAAGAGGAATTACAAGGAATTCATGATTCTACCGACGATTCTTCTAAAACGCATCTTGATAAAACATAATTTTGATTACATCTTTTTGTAATTAATTTTGAAAAAAATAAAAATTTCGGGTAACAAAATCTCTTCATGTGAACTGATAGGTATAATCACAAAACTTAGAATCATGAAAAAAAGAAATTTCAAAACATTAAGCCTTAACAAAAGATCAATTTCTAACTTAAAATTTACTGTAATTGGTGGTCGCGCTAATAAAACAGCAGATGTTAAAGATTGTCCAGACAACACATTAGCAAAAGATTGCGAATCTTTAGGCGCATGCCCTGATTCATTTTGGTGCCAAGCATCTCCAGTAGGATCTGATGAACCAGTAGCATAATTTATATGTAAAAAAATGGAGAAGCCTGACGTTTGTTAGGCTTTTTTTTGTTTAAAAACCAAGAATTTCTTTGAATTTATATGATTGTCTTCGAGAGATTTCTATTTCTTGATCGGAGTTTTTTATCGTTACTTTTAATTTTCCATTAAACCACGGAATTACTTTATCAACATGCGTAAGATTGATGATTTGTTGACGGTTTGCTCTGAAAAAAGTTGCTGCTGGCAATTTTGCTTCTATTTGGTTGAGCGATTTGTAGATTAATGGTTTGTTGCTTTCAAAATACACACGCGTGTAGTTCCCAACTATTTCAAATATTGCAATTTCTGAAATTTGAATCAGCCAACAGTTTTCACCTTCTTTGATAAATATTTGTCGGTGTAATTCAAATGGTTTTTCGTCGGTTGTTTCTTTTTCTATGGTTGAGATGACTTTTTCTATTGTTTTAGAAAATCGATCTTGATTGATGGGTTTTAGCAAGTAATCAAACGCATTGTATTCAAACGATTTTATAGCATATTCGTCATACGCCGTTGTGAAAATAGTGAGCGGAACATTGTCTAACATTTCCAGTAATTCAAACCCATTTTTTTCAGGCATATTAATGTCCAAAAATAATACTTTTGGTTGCGTTTCGTTGATGAGTTCGTACGCTTTGTCTACATTTTCAGCTTCGCCAACTAATGCAATTTGCGGATGTTTTTTTAGAAGTTCTTTGAGTTCATTCCGCGCTAAGCGAGAATCTTCTACAATAATTGCTGTGATATTTTCCATAGATATATCATTTTAATTTACTGGTATTTGAATGATGGCGTGTACTTCATTTTCTACTTCTTTTAGCGTAAAGCTTGCTTCATTTCCATAGAGTAATTCCAACCGTTTTTTTATGTTGTTTAATCCTATTCGGGTAGAATCTGTGTCCGTTTGCAACGTTCCTGTATTGTTGACTTGCAAGATTATTTTTTCGTTATTATCTGTAACAATCAACGTAATTTTTCCACCATTTTTCTGGTTAGAAATGCCGTGTTTTATTGCATTTTCTACCAACATTTGCAATACCATCGGCGGAATTTTTATTTGTAATAAGTTTGCATCTACTTGTTTTGAATACTGCAACCGATCTTCTAATTGTATTTTGGACAACGCAACATAATTATCTACAATTTCCAATTCCTGTTCTATTTGAATAGCATCAACTTTGTCCATATTTAGCGAATAGCGCAACATATCCGAAAGTCGTGTGAGCATTTCTCTTGATTTTTCTACATCTTCCAACATTAAACCGCGAATGTTGTTTAAACTATTGAACATAAAATGCGGATTCAGTTGTCCTTTTAAGGTATTTAATTGCGAATCTTTTAAGGCTGTTTCTAGTTTTAATCGATCAATTTTATTTTTTCGTAAACGCGCCAAAGATTTAACTCCTACATAAAAAATTGTCCATAAGAATATAAAAACAGACACATTTAACCCTGTTAAAAAGATTTCCAATGTAGAAATTTCGGCTGACTTTTCATTGATATATATGAACATGTAATGCGCGCTAACTATCAATATCACTATAAAGGTTAATACTATGAGTGCATATGCTACAAAGGCTTTTCCGTAGTTTTTAGAATTTTGATTTGCAATGAAGTCAATTCGTTTTAGATAATTTCTAAATAATGTTGTCAGCGTAATTGCTAAGAACATAAAGATCAATCCTTCAAAGAAAAAATAAATGGCTTTACTTTTTTCTTCTGGTACGATAAGGATTTTTGACCAAACATTGGCAGTAGTCAAAAATCCCCAACCTAGAAACTGTAAAATCCAGAAAGTGTATGTATTTATTTTGGTTGAAGTTGCCATGTGTTTTTTTAACTAATGTCTAAAATATTAAAATGCGCTTTCTCAACTATGAAAAAGCGCATTTTTTATTGATTGATGATTAAAATCGAGCATTAATCCATTCAGAAACATAGTTCAATGCTACTGGAGCAAAGGTTTCTTCTATTTTAGCGTATTCGCTTAAAGCAC from Kordia antarctica encodes the following:
- a CDS encoding BaiN/RdsA family NAD(P)/FAD-dependent oxidoreductase — translated: MQTIDILIIGGGAAGFFTAINVAEKHPEKSVVILERGKDFLTKVRVSGGGRCNVTHACFDPKDLVKYYPRGEKEMLGPFHQFCCGDTMAWFEERGVELKIEDDGRIFPVSNSSQTIIDCFLSEAKKYKVDFRTNHAVKNISKVDELWQIETSQGMLEAENVVLTTGSNPKMWKMLETLGHSIVPAVPSLFTFNIKDARIKDLLGIATQASVKVVDTKLESNGPLLITHWGMSGPGILKLSAWGARILADKNYNFQIKVNWLDDVDKAACLENIKDFKIELAKKTVQKNNPFELPKRLWHRIINAAGIKDDTRWADLNKQQTEQLASQLTEAIFNVNGKSTFKEEFVTAGGIDLKEVNFKTFESRKQTNLYFAGEILNIDAITGGFNFQNAWTGSYIIANRIFD
- a CDS encoding GH25 family lysozyme, whose translation is MSTQLKGIDISFNQGNLIDSIDTSNTDLSFVICKASGGITIQDPDFATNWKTIPEKGFIRGTYHFYYTNDAPQLQANNFFSVVGADFPSDALPPIVDFEGGSIKTENHSQIIEDLLSFLNIIQQKYNRIPVIYTNQNTGDSYLNDSRFSKYPLWVSNPTTASSPKMPSTWTDWIMWQYSFSGTINGTTVDEDYFNGDLNALKQFISQSSSSS
- a CDS encoding sensor histidine kinase, encoding MATSTKINTYTFWILQFLGWGFLTTANVWSKILIVPEEKSKAIYFFFEGLIFMFLAITLTTLFRNYLKRIDFIANQNSKNYGKAFVAYALIVLTFIVILIVSAHYMFIYINEKSAEISTLEIFLTGLNVSVFIFLWTIFYVGVKSLARLRKNKIDRLKLETALKDSQLNTLKGQLNPHFMFNSLNNIRGLMLEDVEKSREMLTRLSDMLRYSLNMDKVDAIQIEQELEIVDNYVALSKIQLEDRLQYSKQVDANLLQIKIPPMVLQMLVENAIKHGISNQKNGGKITLIVTDNNEKIILQVNNTGTLQTDTDSTRIGLNNIKKRLELLYGNEASFTLKEVENEVHAIIQIPVN
- a CDS encoding LytR/AlgR family response regulator transcription factor; its protein translation is MENITAIIVEDSRLARNELKELLKKHPQIALVGEAENVDKAYELINETQPKVLFLDINMPEKNGFELLEMLDNVPLTIFTTAYDEYAIKSFEYNAFDYLLKPINQDRFSKTIEKVISTIEKETTDEKPFELHRQIFIKEGENCWLIQISEIAIFEIVGNYTRVYFESNKPLIYKSLNQIEAKLPAATFFRANRQQIINLTHVDKVIPWFNGKLKVTIKNSDQEIEISRRQSYKFKEILGF
- the rluF gene encoding 23S rRNA pseudouridine(2604) synthase RluF — translated: MSEPQLTRINKFLSEAGYCSRRAADKLIEQRRVTINGVVPEMGTKIAPDDEVHVDGKLISEPKEKPVYLAFNKPVGIVCTTDAKVEKDNIIDYINYPTRIFPIGRLDKPSEGLIFLTSDGDIVNKILRARNNHEKEYEVRVNRALTDDFIQKMGDGIPILGTLTRQCKVEKLTSFTFSIVLTQGLNRQIRRMCEYLDYNVVKLKRTRIMHISLDVPVGEWRHLTEEELQGIHDSTDDSSKTHLDKT